Proteins encoded in a region of the Parcubacteria group bacterium genome:
- a CDS encoding type II secretion system protein, translated as MKKISQDYFISNKKESGFTLLETIVATGVIVTALVSSLTLINSSLVSASNFGDRLVASNLAAEGIEVVRNVRDNNWLQNLSWNNGLLNGDYNVAYNSLSLSPYNDVFLRLNSSNGVYDYSAGSSQTIFKRKISVLNLSSYEIRVISTLSWQRRNQSYSVVIEEHLFNWK; from the coding sequence ATGAAAAAAATAAGTCAAGATTATTTTATAAGTAACAAAAAAGAATCAGGCTTTACTCTGCTTGAAACAATTGTGGCTACGGGCGTTATTGTAACAGCGCTTGTTTCATCGTTAACACTTATAAACAGCTCGTTAGTTTCGGCGTCAAATTTTGGTGATCGGCTGGTAGCCTCTAATTTAGCCGCAGAAGGCATAGAAGTCGTAAGAAATGTAAGAGATAATAATTGGCTTCAAAACTTATCATGGAATAACGGTTTATTGAACGGAGATTATAATGTTGCCTATAATTCGCTTTCGTTAAGTCCCTATAATGACGTATTCCTTAGGCTTAATAGTTCAAATGGCGTTTATGATTATTCGGCCGGAAGCAGTCAAACGATTTTTAAACGAAAAATTTCAGTCCTAAACCTTTCAAGCTATGAAATAAGAGTTATTTCTACTCTAAGCTGGCAAAGAAGAAATCAGTCGTATTCCGTTGTCATTGAGGAACATTTATTTAATTGGAAATAA
- a CDS encoding prepilin-type N-terminal cleavage/methylation domain-containing protein: MSPVRNLFPFFSVLRVKIITELNNELINQYKISNGMSKGFTLIEIMVVVSVIVVISAIVIFNIGLEKQNSALFRSAQKLSLDLRRTQSFALSSKNYKTSGIPCGWGVHFTGANSTSYIIFADSAVLPDCSDRDFIRAANGTEDFETINLESGIKISSLSGNLSDAVFTPPDPIVRFTPDQALVTIVLMNKNSATRKVNVNKAGLVSFQ; this comes from the coding sequence ATGAGTCCCGTTAGAAATCTATTTCCATTTTTCTCAGTTTTAAGAGTAAAAATAATTACTGAACTTAATAACGAATTGATTAATCAATATAAAATTTCTAACGGGATGAGTAAAGGATTCACTCTTATTGAAATTATGGTTGTTGTTTCCGTCATTGTTGTAATTTCTGCCATCGTTATTTTTAATATTGGACTCGAAAAGCAAAATTCGGCGCTTTTTCGTTCGGCTCAAAAACTATCTTTGGATTTACGTCGCACCCAATCTTTTGCGCTTTCATCTAAAAATTATAAAACTAGCGGCATTCCCTGCGGCTGGGGCGTTCACTTTACGGGCGCTAATTCAACAAGTTACATCATTTTTGCCGATTCGGCGGTCTTGCCTGATTGTTCGGATAGAGATTTCATAAGAGCCGCCAATGGCACCGAAGATTTTGAGACGATAAATTTGGAATCAGGGATTAAAATAAGCAGTTTAAGCGGTAATTTGTCGGATGCGGTTTTTACGCCACCCGATCCAATCGTAAGATTTACCCCAGATCAAGCTTTAGTAACTATAGTTTTAATGAATAAAAACTCCGCAACACGGAAAGTAAATGTTAATAAAGCCGGTTTAGTTTCTTTTCAATGA